Proteins encoded together in one Micromonospora kangleipakensis window:
- a CDS encoding SDR family NAD(P)-dependent oxidoreductase, whose amino-acid sequence MGARTFVVVGGTSGLGLAVARLLVDEYQVAVFGDVPDEVAAVADDLGCAGVVCDVSSYEQVRDAFAEVVDRYDVIDGVAACASMWAGGDLADLPAERIRRAVEINALGTTYVFKEALYHLRRQDHGNLVYIGALAVTKPRPGIPIYRATKSYGSSLVESLAEAQHSNRIKVMQLHPGPMPTRLQERVGDHFLDEIYALPDQVAEEVVRLLLLAPDDLYVSGERVLRADGRW is encoded by the coding sequence ATGGGCGCCAGAACCTTCGTGGTGGTCGGTGGCACCAGCGGTCTCGGCCTGGCGGTGGCCCGCCTGCTCGTCGACGAGTACCAGGTCGCCGTGTTCGGCGACGTGCCCGACGAGGTCGCCGCGGTCGCCGACGACCTGGGCTGCGCCGGCGTGGTCTGCGACGTCTCCTCCTACGAGCAGGTCCGGGACGCGTTCGCCGAGGTGGTCGACCGGTACGACGTGATCGACGGGGTGGCGGCGTGCGCCTCGATGTGGGCGGGCGGTGACCTGGCGGACCTCCCCGCGGAGCGGATCCGGCGGGCCGTGGAGATCAACGCGCTCGGCACCACGTACGTGTTCAAGGAGGCGCTGTACCACCTGCGCCGGCAGGACCACGGCAACCTGGTGTACATCGGGGCGCTCGCCGTGACGAAGCCCCGGCCGGGCATCCCGATCTACCGGGCCACCAAGAGTTACGGCAGCAGCCTGGTCGAGTCGCTGGCCGAGGCCCAGCACAGCAACCGGATCAAGGTGATGCAGCTGCATCCCGGACCGATGCCGACCCGGTTGCAGGAACGGGTCGGCGACCATTTCCTCGACGAGATCTACGCGCTGCCCGACCAGGTCGCCGAAGAGGTCGTACGGCTGCTGCTGCTCGCCCCCGACGACCTGTACGTCTCCGGCGAGCGCGTGCTACGCGCGGACGGGCGGTGGTGA
- a CDS encoding DNA glycosylase AlkZ-like family protein, whose product MEVHRLDRTEARRIAVRAQLLDAPRPTDLVAVVRRLTLLQIDPTAAIAPNADLVAWSRLGASYQPDQLQRALEQERTLFEHNAMVRPMTDLGLYLAGAADWPNRASQREWLRANDTFRRDVLDLLGRSGPLLSRDIPDTSVVAWPSTGWANNRNVTQMLEFLMMRGEVAIAGRRGRQRRWDLAERVYPADLPELTVDEARRLRNERRLRALGIARARGTALPNEPADVGDVGEPATVEGVSGTWRVDPEAIGQPFTGRTALLSPFDRLVHDRVRALDLFDFEYTLEMYKPKAKRRWGYFALPVLHQDRLVGKVDATADRRSGELLVHAIHQDVPFTPAMTDAVRHELEDLAYWLRLNLKEPGSAR is encoded by the coding sequence GTGGAGGTCCACCGACTCGATCGAACGGAGGCGCGCCGCATCGCCGTGCGCGCCCAACTGCTGGACGCGCCGCGGCCCACCGACCTCGTGGCGGTGGTACGGCGACTGACGCTCCTGCAGATCGACCCGACAGCCGCCATCGCACCGAACGCGGACCTGGTCGCCTGGAGTCGCCTCGGGGCGTCGTACCAGCCGGACCAGCTGCAGCGGGCGCTGGAGCAGGAGCGGACGCTCTTCGAGCACAACGCGATGGTGCGGCCGATGACCGACCTGGGGCTCTACCTCGCGGGGGCCGCCGACTGGCCCAACCGTGCGTCGCAACGGGAGTGGTTGCGGGCCAACGACACGTTCCGTCGCGACGTCCTCGACCTGCTCGGTCGCTCCGGTCCGCTGCTGTCCCGGGACATCCCGGACACCAGCGTGGTGGCGTGGCCGTCGACGGGGTGGGCCAACAACCGCAACGTCACCCAGATGCTGGAGTTCCTCATGATGCGCGGCGAGGTCGCCATCGCCGGTCGCCGTGGCCGCCAGCGCCGGTGGGATCTGGCCGAGCGGGTCTACCCGGCCGACCTGCCGGAGCTGACGGTGGACGAGGCGCGCCGGCTCCGGAACGAACGCCGGCTGCGGGCCCTCGGCATCGCGCGGGCCCGGGGGACCGCCCTCCCGAACGAGCCGGCCGATGTGGGCGATGTCGGCGAACCGGCGACCGTCGAGGGCGTCAGCGGGACGTGGCGCGTGGACCCGGAGGCGATCGGCCAGCCCTTCACCGGGCGTACGGCCCTGCTGTCCCCGTTCGACCGCCTGGTGCACGACCGGGTCCGGGCGCTGGACCTGTTCGACTTCGAGTACACGCTGGAGATGTACAAGCCGAAGGCCAAGCGGCGCTGGGGCTACTTCGCGTTGCCGGTGCTGCACCAGGACAGACTCGTCGGGAAGGTGGACGCCACGGCGGACCGCAGGAGCGGCGAACTGCTCGTGCACGCCATCCACCAGGATGTCCCCTTCACCCCGGCGATGACCGACGCGGTGCGCCACGAACTCGAGGACCTCGCGTACTGGCTGCGACTGAACCTCAAGGAGCCGGGAAGCGCCCGCTAG
- a CDS encoding alpha-ketoglutarate-dependent dioxygenase AlkB: MGRMRGTHERPAGLTYQPELVSRDEERSLLTALAAYDSHEVRMHGRIARRTVRHFGFDYDYGSFQLTEAEALPVELHEVRERCARLAGVPAATLAQALVTRYPPGSVIGWHRDAPAFGPTVAGISLGSACLLRFQRGRADERRVYEVELAPRSAYVLAGAARSAWQHSIPPVPELRYSITFRQLRAS, translated from the coding sequence ATGGGGCGGATGCGGGGCACCCACGAGCGGCCGGCGGGGCTGACCTACCAACCCGAGCTGGTGAGCCGCGACGAGGAGCGGTCGTTGCTGACCGCCCTGGCGGCGTACGACTCCCACGAGGTCCGGATGCACGGACGGATCGCCCGGCGCACGGTCCGGCACTTCGGCTTCGACTACGACTACGGCTCGTTCCAGCTCACCGAGGCGGAGGCGCTGCCGGTGGAGCTGCACGAGGTGCGCGAGCGGTGCGCCCGGCTCGCCGGCGTACCGGCGGCCACGCTCGCGCAGGCCCTGGTCACCCGCTATCCGCCCGGCTCGGTCATCGGCTGGCACCGCGACGCCCCGGCGTTCGGGCCGACGGTGGCCGGGATCTCCCTGGGCTCCGCCTGTCTGCTGCGGTTCCAGCGCGGCCGGGCCGACGAGCGCCGGGTGTACGAGGTGGAGCTGGCGCCCCGCTCGGCGTACGTGCTCGCCGGGGCGGCCCGGTCGGCGTGGCAGCACAGCATCCCGCCGGTGCCGGAGCTGCGCTACTCGATCACCTTCCGGCAACTGCGGGCATCCTGA
- a CDS encoding FkbM family methyltransferase: MSAHTRSIQALKADPTMSSLHRSLDFSYGDPARGAALDELYARFVTAGDLVFDIGSHVGDRIGSFRRLGARVVAVEPQPLCTRAIRAIYAGDDEVTLVEAACGAYAGNVRLHVNSRNPTVSTVSAHFLQAANGAGGWEDEVWDAEIEVPCVTLDSLLSRYGVPTFVKIDVEGFEDAVLTGLNRPLPALSFEFTTIERALARRCVDRLTSLGFDGFDVALGDDTSFAFGEWVSAERITAHLLSLPHRVNSGDVYCVGKRSG, encoded by the coding sequence GTGAGCGCCCATACCCGCTCAATTCAGGCACTCAAGGCCGATCCCACCATGTCCTCCCTCCACCGCTCGCTGGACTTCTCCTACGGCGATCCGGCGCGCGGGGCCGCGCTCGACGAGCTGTACGCGCGGTTCGTGACCGCGGGAGACCTTGTCTTCGACATCGGGTCGCACGTGGGCGACCGGATCGGCAGCTTCCGCCGCCTGGGGGCACGGGTCGTGGCCGTGGAGCCCCAACCGCTGTGCACGCGCGCCATCCGGGCCATCTATGCCGGCGACGACGAGGTCACGCTGGTCGAGGCGGCGTGCGGGGCGTACGCCGGGAACGTCCGCCTGCACGTCAACTCCCGGAACCCCACGGTCTCCACCGTCTCCGCCCATTTCCTCCAGGCCGCGAACGGTGCGGGCGGTTGGGAGGACGAGGTCTGGGACGCCGAGATCGAGGTACCGTGCGTCACCCTCGACTCGCTCCTGAGCCGGTACGGCGTACCGACCTTCGTGAAGATCGACGTCGAGGGCTTCGAGGACGCCGTGCTGACCGGCCTGAACCGCCCCCTGCCCGCGCTCTCCTTCGAGTTCACCACCATCGAGCGCGCGCTGGCCCGACGCTGCGTCGACCGGCTCACGTCGCTCGGCTTCGACGGCTTCGACGTCGCGCTGGGCGACGACACGTCGTTCGCCTTCGGGGAGTGGGTGTCGGCGGAGCGGATCACCGCCCACCTGCTGTCGCTGCCGCACCGGGTCAACTCCGGCGACGTGTACTGCGTCGGGAAGCGTTCCGGATGA
- a CDS encoding zinc-dependent alcohol dehydrogenase, with protein sequence MKANCWIAPNNVAVEDVPDPQILNPRDAIVRITSSAICGSDLHLLQGYIPAMKKGDVLGHEFMGEIVELGQGSRDGLSVGDRVVVGFPIACGNCTSCQRGLYSICENSNPNAAIAETAMGHSPAGIFGYSHLLGGYAGGQAQYVRVPFADVGALKIEDDLPDEKVLFLSDVLPSGYMAAEMCDITSGDIIAVWGAGPVGQFAAASAFLLGAERVIVIDRFPYRLRMARENTGAETINYEESDVLDTLREMTAGRGPDACIDAVGMEGHHASAALHAYDKAKQAAKVETDRPHALREAVLACRNGGTISAIGSYGGFIDKFPMGSFMNRSLTLRSGQAHVQRYMRPLLERIRKGEIDPSFIITHTMRLDDTPHGYDIFKNKQEECVKVVLKP encoded by the coding sequence ATGAAAGCCAACTGCTGGATCGCGCCGAACAACGTGGCCGTCGAGGACGTCCCGGACCCGCAGATCCTCAACCCGCGGGACGCCATCGTGCGGATCACCTCGTCGGCGATCTGCGGCTCCGACCTGCACCTGCTGCAGGGGTACATCCCGGCGATGAAGAAGGGCGACGTCCTCGGCCACGAGTTCATGGGCGAGATCGTCGAGCTGGGCCAGGGTTCGCGGGACGGACTGAGCGTCGGCGACCGGGTCGTGGTGGGCTTCCCGATCGCCTGCGGCAACTGCACCTCCTGCCAGCGTGGTCTCTACTCGATCTGCGAGAACTCCAACCCCAACGCGGCGATCGCGGAGACGGCGATGGGCCACTCGCCGGCCGGCATCTTCGGCTACTCGCACCTGCTCGGCGGCTACGCCGGGGGACAGGCGCAGTACGTGCGGGTGCCCTTCGCCGACGTCGGCGCCCTGAAGATCGAGGACGACCTGCCGGACGAGAAGGTGCTGTTCCTGTCGGACGTGCTGCCGAGCGGCTACATGGCCGCCGAGATGTGCGACATCACGAGCGGCGACATCATCGCCGTCTGGGGCGCCGGGCCGGTCGGGCAGTTCGCCGCCGCCAGCGCGTTCCTGCTCGGCGCCGAGCGGGTGATCGTCATCGACCGGTTCCCGTACCGGCTGCGGATGGCGCGGGAGAACACCGGCGCGGAGACCATCAACTACGAGGAGTCCGACGTCCTGGACACGCTGCGCGAGATGACCGCCGGACGCGGACCGGACGCCTGCATCGACGCCGTCGGCATGGAGGGGCACCACGCCTCCGCGGCGCTGCACGCGTACGACAAGGCCAAGCAGGCGGCGAAGGTGGAGACGGACCGGCCGCACGCGCTGCGGGAGGCGGTGCTGGCCTGCCGCAACGGCGGCACGATCTCGGCGATCGGCTCGTACGGCGGCTTCATCGACAAGTTCCCGATGGGCTCGTTCATGAACCGGTCGCTGACCCTGCGGTCCGGGCAGGCCCACGTGCAGCGCTACATGCGACCGCTGCTGGAACGGATCCGCAAGGGCGAGATCGACCCGAGCTTCATCATCACCCACACCATGCGGCTCGACGACACGCCGCACGGCTACGACATCTTCAAGAACAAGCAGGAGGAGTGCGTCAAGGTCGTGCTCAAGCCGTAG
- a CDS encoding SRPBCC family protein, whose protein sequence is MTDTLGIERASQDRPSEGLARLLGWFSLGLGAAALGARSRVGRLSGIDGSPTAQTVLRIAGVRELGHAAALLVPRRAGWGAWTRVAGDAMDLAACGRALQGRRGERRRRLTYTTVAVAGITAVDLYTAVRVARRRRPEGNEVHAAVTVNRSVEDVYRFWHDFENLPRFMHHLQSVRMTGDRRSRWTAKAPAGRRVVWDAEVVDDRPNERISWRSVPRAKVPNAGTVRFMRAAGGRGTEVRVQLGYRAPGGMLGARVAKLFGEDPQQQVCDDLRRFKQVIETGEIVRSDASPEGSAVQQQMKQRPARPLATRGAGR, encoded by the coding sequence GTGACGGACACCCTGGGCATCGAACGGGCGAGCCAGGATCGCCCGTCCGAGGGCCTCGCCCGGCTCCTGGGCTGGTTCAGCCTCGGGCTGGGCGCCGCCGCCCTCGGCGCGCGGTCGCGCGTCGGTCGACTCTCCGGGATCGACGGCTCCCCGACGGCGCAGACCGTGCTGCGCATCGCCGGGGTGCGGGAGCTGGGCCACGCCGCGGCGCTGCTGGTCCCGCGCCGGGCGGGGTGGGGGGCGTGGACCCGGGTCGCCGGCGACGCGATGGACCTCGCCGCCTGCGGTCGGGCGCTGCAGGGTCGGCGCGGGGAACGGCGACGGCGGCTGACCTACACGACGGTCGCGGTCGCCGGGATCACCGCCGTCGACCTCTACACCGCCGTACGGGTCGCCCGGCGTCGGCGGCCGGAGGGTAACGAGGTGCACGCGGCGGTGACGGTGAACCGGAGCGTCGAGGACGTCTACCGGTTCTGGCACGACTTCGAGAACCTGCCGCGCTTCATGCACCACCTGCAGTCGGTGCGGATGACGGGGGATCGGCGGTCGCGGTGGACCGCGAAGGCGCCGGCCGGCAGGAGAGTCGTGTGGGACGCGGAGGTCGTCGACGACCGCCCGAACGAGCGGATCAGCTGGCGCTCGGTGCCCCGCGCCAAGGTGCCCAACGCGGGAACCGTGCGGTTCATGCGGGCCGCCGGTGGCCGGGGCACGGAGGTCCGGGTGCAGCTCGGTTACCGGGCGCCGGGCGGGATGCTCGGCGCGCGGGTCGCCAAGCTGTTCGGCGAGGACCCCCAGCAGCAGGTCTGCGACGACCTGCGGCGGTTCAAGCAGGTGATCGAGACGGGCGAGATCGTCCGCTCCGACGCCAGCCCGGAGGGCAGCGCCGTGCAACAGCAGATGAAGCAGCGTCCGGCGCGACCGCTGGCGACGCGTGGGGCCGGGAGGTGA
- a CDS encoding type 1 glutamine amidotransferase domain-containing protein, with product MGDNQQSLAGKRIAFLAADGVEEVEYTQPRSAAEQAGAEVHLVSLASGQVQAMNHDMNPANRHPVDRTVDQASPADYDALVLPGGTVNPDRLRMNPAAMDFVRGFFQQAKPVAAICHGPWSLVETGMVDGRTVTSYPSLRTDIRNAGGNWVDQQVQVDNGVVTSRNPKDLPAFCAKMVEEFAEDRHVRQTATA from the coding sequence ATGGGTGACAACCAGCAGTCGCTGGCCGGTAAGCGGATCGCGTTCCTCGCCGCCGACGGGGTCGAGGAGGTCGAATACACCCAACCCCGGTCCGCCGCGGAGCAGGCGGGTGCGGAGGTGCACCTCGTGTCCCTCGCTTCCGGCCAGGTGCAGGCCATGAACCACGACATGAACCCGGCCAACCGGCACCCGGTCGACCGTACGGTGGACCAGGCCAGCCCGGCCGACTACGACGCGCTGGTGCTGCCCGGCGGAACGGTCAACCCGGACCGACTCCGGATGAACCCGGCGGCGATGGACTTCGTCCGGGGGTTCTTCCAGCAGGCCAAGCCGGTGGCGGCGATCTGCCACGGCCCGTGGTCGCTGGTCGAGACCGGGATGGTCGACGGGCGGACCGTCACCTCGTACCCGAGCCTGCGCACCGACATCCGCAACGCCGGAGGCAACTGGGTCGACCAGCAGGTCCAGGTGGACAACGGCGTGGTCACCAGCCGCAACCCCAAGGACCTGCCGGCGTTCTGCGCCAAGATGGTCGAGGAGTTCGCCGAGGATCGGCACGTGCGTCAGACGGCCACGGCCTGA
- a CDS encoding MFS transporter has protein sequence MVTPGGATAEITVSAWAPLRTAVYRSLWLALLGANIGTWMQTVGAQWLLIHHSNASTLVALVQTASLLPMLLLALPAGALADTFDRRHLLISVQLFLVVVAAALTFLTATGRMPPALLLTLTFAFGVGQALTLPAWAAVIPELVPREQLRAASALGSISVNVARAVGPAAAGVLIARVGVAPVFALNAVAFLVFALALFRWRPGDARAVEVPERFTAALRAGGRYVRHSPIVRRLLRRALVFVIPASALWALLPLVAARRLGMDSSGYGLLLAALGVGAIAGGLLLPRIRTWMSANLFLLVAGALYGGTLIVVASVRIVPVVLLALLPAGVAWVTVLANVNAEIQLFLPGWVRARGLAVYQVVQGGGQAVGAFAWGVVADTAGLVTAFLVAAALMLIGAVTSQIWPLPDLRGTTKDPTTYRPPLELALEPDPRVGPVLVVVTYTVRPEREAAFLDAMDHVRGSRQRTGAMRWGLFREGESPAQFAEVYLVPSWDEHLRQHGGRLTGADQQAEERAKELAEGEPAVRHLLPAASGPTLADNRDLP, from the coding sequence GTGGTGACGCCTGGCGGCGCCACGGCCGAGATCACGGTCTCGGCGTGGGCGCCGTTGCGCACCGCCGTCTACCGCAGCCTGTGGCTGGCCCTGTTGGGCGCGAACATCGGCACCTGGATGCAGACGGTCGGCGCCCAGTGGCTGCTGATCCACCATTCGAACGCCTCGACGCTGGTCGCCCTGGTGCAGACCGCCAGCCTGCTGCCGATGCTGCTGCTGGCCCTGCCGGCGGGCGCGCTCGCGGACACCTTCGACCGGCGGCACCTGCTGATCTCGGTGCAGCTCTTCCTGGTGGTGGTGGCCGCGGCGCTGACGTTCCTCACGGCGACCGGCCGGATGCCACCGGCGCTCCTGCTCACCCTCACCTTCGCCTTCGGCGTGGGGCAGGCGCTGACCCTGCCGGCCTGGGCGGCGGTGATCCCGGAGCTGGTGCCCCGGGAGCAGTTGCGGGCGGCCTCGGCGCTGGGCTCGATCAGCGTCAACGTGGCCCGGGCGGTCGGGCCGGCCGCGGCCGGCGTGTTGATCGCCCGGGTGGGGGTCGCCCCGGTCTTCGCCCTCAACGCGGTGGCGTTCCTGGTCTTCGCGCTGGCGCTGTTCCGGTGGCGGCCCGGCGACGCCCGCGCCGTCGAGGTGCCCGAGCGGTTCACCGCCGCGTTGCGGGCCGGCGGCCGGTATGTGCGGCACTCGCCGATCGTGCGCCGGCTGCTGCGCCGCGCGCTGGTCTTCGTGATCCCGGCGAGCGCGCTGTGGGCGCTGCTGCCGCTGGTGGCCGCCCGCCGGCTCGGCATGGACTCCAGCGGGTACGGGCTGCTGCTGGCCGCGCTCGGGGTGGGCGCCATCGCCGGCGGCCTGCTGCTGCCGAGGATCCGGACCTGGATGTCCGCCAACCTGTTCCTGCTGGTGGCCGGGGCGCTCTACGGCGGGACGCTGATCGTGGTGGCGTCGGTGCGGATCGTCCCGGTGGTGCTGCTCGCCCTGCTGCCGGCCGGGGTGGCCTGGGTGACCGTCCTCGCCAACGTCAACGCCGAGATCCAGCTCTTCCTGCCCGGCTGGGTACGCGCCCGCGGTCTCGCCGTTTACCAGGTCGTCCAGGGCGGCGGGCAGGCCGTGGGCGCGTTCGCCTGGGGTGTGGTGGCCGACACCGCCGGGCTGGTCACCGCGTTCCTCGTGGCGGCCGCGCTGATGCTGATCGGCGCGGTGACGTCGCAGATCTGGCCGCTGCCCGACCTGCGCGGGACAACCAAGGACCCGACCACCTACCGGCCGCCCCTGGAACTGGCGCTCGAACCGGATCCCAGGGTGGGCCCGGTGCTGGTGGTGGTCACGTACACCGTCCGGCCGGAGCGGGAGGCGGCGTTCCTGGACGCGATGGACCACGTCCGTGGGTCGCGGCAGCGCACCGGGGCGATGCGGTGGGGACTGTTCCGCGAGGGCGAGAGCCCGGCCCAGTTCGCCGAGGTCTACCTGGTGCCGTCCTGGGACGAGCACCTGCGCCAGCACGGCGGCCGGCTGACGGGCGCCGACCAGCAGGCCGAGGAACGGGCCAAGGAACTCGCCGAGGGTGAACCGGCGGTGCGGCACCTGCTGCCGGCCGCCTCCGGCCCGACGTTGGCCGACAATCGTGACCTCCCGTGA